ATGTTGAGTAGCTTCCAGCGAACCACCGGGATTGCGGACAGCTGGTCAGTCGACAGGCACAAAACATCCACATCTCCATCTGCAACGGCTTGATAGACCGGGCGCACGCCAAATAAGATAAAGGTCTCGCCCACACAGTCTCCGGCTTCGGCAATGCCTTGTTCTCGTCCGTTGACAACCAACTTCAAACACCCACTGCGGATCAGATAAAGATTATCTCCGCGATCCCAATTCAGGCTCTCGCCATTGGAAACCTTCAGCTCGGACGCTTCACTCACCAACCCAGCTAAGGTATGGCGGGAGATGTTGTCATTGAAGATGTGATTGCGCTCCATGAACAAGCGCATTGGCAACAAAGCTGGATCACCCAGATGCAGGTAGCCTTGATCAAACAGGTTCGCAAACGGGGCGCGCGGTAGGTAAATGGCCGTGACAAAACTGGTTGAGCGATATGTTGTGTTTAGGGGCTCTTGGTTCAAAAACGAATCTTGGCCGATGATATAGCCCGCCGACAGTTGTGCTGGTTGGCTGCCGTCATTGGCAAGACGTTCGACTTGGCCTGAGATCAACAAAATCGGCGCTTCACAAATGGTGCCTTCTTTCACCAAGAAGGTCTCGGGGTTGAACTGAACCACTTTGCCGTTCATCAAAGATTGGAGGTTGTGGGATTCCAACTTCGGGAAATAGAGCCGCAAATGGCGCGCCGTATTCTGATAGATATATTCCTGGCTGCCGACGATCAGGTTGTCCAATGTGCCAAATGGTGCGCCCTCACCGATGTTGCGTTCTTTTTCCGTGAGCGGTGATGCGCGGTGTGCCAAGACGATTTTGGGGGAGCGGTCATTGATGAAGTCATCGGCTTCGCCATGGATCATGCCGCCGCCGATATCGATCTTTTTGATGCTCGCCGTTTCTTCATAGGTTTCTTTCACACGGTCAAACATCTCTTGCGAAATGCCCGGTGCGTCGTCGTCTTCGGTGACGAAACTTTGCAAGACTTTATAGGATGTCGTGTCCGCCAAGTGTGCGTATGTTTTATAGCCCTCGCTGTCCATGGCGCGGAACAACAGGCATGTGTTTTCGACCGGGTGCGGGGAAAATACGGGCTTTACTTCTAGCCCGCGTACCGGGTTCCATTCACCTTGTGCCAAATCGACGAATTCAAAAAAATGGTCGAACTCGGACTCATCCATGCTCATCAAAGCCGATAGTTTTTTCAACGCCGATGCGCGCACCAACGTGGTGGATAAAAATTTGATCGGCTTTTCGGTGCGCATCAACGTTGTGATGCCGCAAAAATGATCGTCGTGTGCGTGG
This region of Magnetovibrio sp. PR-2 genomic DNA includes:
- a CDS encoding hemerythrin domain-containing protein, which encodes MLNIRKSVVDNGIFWVEIPQADVRILCGSPEDSVKHLIRRGFINSIEENEVVYETGPNAILLSDTATQNGRFSNLAEFPVLQMLYRQGMIIPGHPGNRGVKPMLIGSEVQTRAQVDYIFRGNYGLISEEELISAGASPSEAKDLMRLKLKFAFGAIKSPREILDICVVEDDIAHVRNTVYIQRVESNVFEISYAGETVEVDLNLAPGTRYEPPYNLGFHALEREYFTVIHSGDGDGWDVNRPTMSSIVMYQGRIYLVDAGPNIENTLKSLGIGIPEVEGLFLTHAHDDHFCGITTLMRTEKPIKFLSTTLVRASALKKLSALMSMDESEFDHFFEFVDLAQGEWNPVRGLEVKPVFSPHPVENTCLLFRAMDSEGYKTYAHLADTTSYKVLQSFVTEDDDAPGISQEMFDRVKETYEETASIKKIDIGGGMIHGEADDFINDRSPKIVLAHRASPLTEKERNIGEGAPFGTLDNLIVGSQEYIYQNTARHLRLYFPKLESHNLQSLMNGKVVQFNPETFLVKEGTICEAPILLISGQVERLANDGSQPAQLSAGYIIGQDSFLNQEPLNTTYRSTSFVTAIYLPRAPFANLFDQGYLHLGDPALLPMRLFMERNHIFNDNISRHTLAGLVSEASELKVSNGESLNWDRGDNLYLIRSGCLKLVVNGREQGIAEAGDCVGETFILFGVRPVYQAVADGDVDVLCLSTDQLSAIPVVRWKLLNIYKRRIHDLVIHTDQLGHTFEWGDDYLLDIKEMDSQHKNLFHLADKVMENLNLGADGQEAQVQALSDLIEASEKHFENEETFLSGIHYPQLDHHGGLHVRLITDIETIRTRILGGERISHAEFRSFFMSWITFHILGEDFRYARYQKSMMNFSI